From Salinirubrum litoreum, one genomic window encodes:
- a CDS encoding ABC transporter ATP-binding protein, protein MASDQTTRRRAEATTSDPIIEMRNAKVTYDGGETFVLDDVSLSVERNEVVGVVGESGSGKSMLASAMLDAIPDPGQLSGEIIYNRADGTEIDILELSQEELRQFRWEEVAMVFQGAMSSFNPTMKIGGHFRETLKAHDARVTEGMEFARELLSDLYLDPERVLDSYPHELSGGMQQRALIALSLILEPNVLVMDEPTAALDLLMQRSILMLLQELQEKYDLTMVFITHDLPLVAALADRMAVMYAFDLIEVAPRDQLIGNSGHPYTRALLNSTPNLDAPLEEMRPIEGQSPAPINVPPGCSYAPRCPLATEECRSSDPPFYDAGSDHEAACHHWEDARETIELNFEAIEQDAVGAETEERR, encoded by the coding sequence ATGGCATCAGATCAGACGACACGACGACGGGCAGAGGCGACGACGAGCGATCCGATCATCGAGATGCGCAACGCGAAGGTCACGTACGACGGGGGCGAGACGTTCGTCCTCGACGACGTGAGCCTCTCCGTCGAGCGCAACGAGGTGGTCGGCGTCGTCGGCGAGAGTGGGAGCGGGAAGTCGATGCTCGCGTCGGCGATGCTGGACGCGATTCCCGACCCCGGCCAACTCTCCGGCGAGATCATCTACAACAGAGCCGACGGCACCGAGATCGACATCCTCGAACTCAGTCAGGAGGAACTCCGGCAGTTCCGCTGGGAAGAGGTCGCGATGGTGTTCCAGGGTGCGATGAGTTCGTTCAACCCCACGATGAAGATCGGCGGGCACTTCCGCGAGACGCTGAAGGCCCACGACGCCCGTGTGACCGAAGGGATGGAGTTCGCACGCGAACTCCTCTCGGATCTGTATCTCGACCCGGAGCGCGTGCTCGACTCGTACCCGCACGAACTCTCCGGCGGGATGCAACAGCGCGCGCTCATCGCCCTGTCGCTCATCTTGGAGCCGAACGTCCTCGTGATGGACGAACCGACGGCCGCACTGGACCTGCTGATGCAGCGGTCGATCCTGATGCTCCTCCAGGAGTTACAGGAGAAGTACGACCTGACGATGGTGTTCATCACGCACGACCTGCCGCTGGTGGCCGCACTGGCCGACCGGATGGCCGTGATGTACGCCTTCGACCTCATCGAGGTCGCACCACGCGACCAACTCATCGGCAACTCCGGCCACCCGTACACGCGGGCACTGCTGAACTCGACGCCGAACCTCGACGCGCCACTCGAGGAGATGCGACCGATCGAGGGACAGAGTCCGGCACCGATCAACGTGCCGCCGGGCTGTTCGTACGCACCGCGCTGTCCGCTCGCGACGGAGGAGTGCCGGTCGTCGGACCCGCCGTTCTACGACGCGGGTTCGGACCACGAGGCGGCCTGTCACCACTGGGAAGACGCCAGAGAGACGATCGAGCTGAACTTCGAGGCGATCGAGCAGGACGCGGTCGGCGCGGAGACGGAGGAACGACGATGA
- a CDS encoding ABC transporter permease — MKHTESENTGVDWRSESTSAPDVTRRERLREVYEDGVRTPLLVAWADWRTRFGLLIVGGYLAMALVAVFGLWREPSTSQAPRYLMLFENMNYPLGTTASGTDLAALIIYSTPDILLMITAGAVWATGVAVAIGTIAGYKGGQVDQALMSFSDLVMAIPGLPLVIILAVTLNPENPILLGVIINISYWAGLGRSLRSQVLTIRQNDYVEASRTMGVSTPRIIWKDIIPNLMPYVTVNFVFAARYVMFASVGLFFLGVLPYSKQNWGVTLNFAYSGGALFSWSAAHWLLAPMLAIMGLSLGLILLGQGMDRVFNPRVRTRMAGESKSTASDDEDTGLTEVL, encoded by the coding sequence ATGAAGCATACTGAAAGCGAGAACACGGGCGTCGACTGGCGAAGCGAGAGCACGTCGGCACCCGACGTGACGAGACGGGAGCGACTCCGCGAGGTGTACGAAGACGGGGTCCGGACGCCGTTGCTCGTCGCCTGGGCCGACTGGCGGACCCGGTTCGGACTCCTCATCGTCGGGGGGTACCTCGCGATGGCACTCGTCGCGGTGTTCGGTCTCTGGCGAGAACCCTCGACGAGTCAGGCACCGCGCTACCTGATGCTGTTCGAGAACATGAACTACCCCCTCGGCACGACCGCCTCGGGGACGGATCTGGCGGCGCTCATCATCTACTCGACGCCGGACATCCTGCTGATGATCACCGCCGGTGCCGTCTGGGCGACCGGCGTCGCCGTCGCCATCGGCACCATCGCCGGCTACAAGGGCGGGCAGGTCGATCAGGCGCTGATGTCCTTCTCGGACCTCGTGATGGCGATTCCGGGGCTCCCGCTGGTGATCATCCTGGCGGTGACGCTGAACCCGGAGAACCCGATTCTCCTGGGCGTCATCATCAACATCAGCTACTGGGCCGGCCTCGGTCGGTCCCTGCGTTCGCAGGTGCTCACCATCCGGCAGAACGACTACGTCGAGGCCTCCCGGACGATGGGCGTCAGTACGCCGCGCATCATCTGGAAGGACATCATCCCGAACCTCATGCCGTACGTGACGGTCAACTTCGTGTTCGCCGCACGCTACGTCATGTTCGCCTCGGTCGGGTTGTTCTTCCTCGGCGTCCTGCCGTACTCGAAGCAGAACTGGGGCGTCACCCTCAACTTCGCGTACAGCGGCGGGGCGCTGTTCTCCTGGAGTGCGGCCCACTGGTTGCTCGCACCGATGCTGGCGATCATGGGGCTCTCGCTGGGACTCATCCTGCTCGGACAGGGGATGGACCGCGTGTTCAACCCCCGCGTCCGGACTCGGATGGCCGGCGAATCGAAGTCGACGGCGTCCGACGACGAAGACACGGGCCTGACGGAGGTGCTCTAG
- a CDS encoding ABC transporter permease, translating to MVNYYVRRTARVFATIFLVASLTFGLIRLLPGGPFTQLRATLLRQGVPAEEVDARIANLQNIRPDAPLYEQYANYMLSLAQGNLGESIALNEPVVAIIAKAAPWTIFVVLVSTVLVFVVGIFLGSLQAYWEGSKFDQVLSGISISLMSVPFYVVAVILLYVFAYQFGWLPTAGTVGTSVERELSVPFLLSALEHSILPIVSYTLGAIGGQALAMRGNSIQVLGNDYVQVARLRGLSDRRIATRYVARNAILPMYTGFLLLLGFRLGGTVILEQIFSYTGLGYYLFSSLTSNDYPLMMGTFLVITVALVLGVYVADLTYSKIDPRISAGDSDEAY from the coding sequence ATGGTCAACTACTACGTCCGCCGGACCGCCCGGGTGTTCGCCACGATCTTCCTCGTGGCGTCGCTCACCTTCGGGCTGATCCGGCTACTCCCCGGCGGTCCGTTCACCCAGTTGCGCGCGACACTCCTCCGGCAGGGCGTCCCTGCCGAGGAGGTAGACGCGAGAATCGCCAACCTGCAGAACATCCGGCCGGACGCCCCGCTGTACGAGCAGTACGCGAACTACATGCTCTCGCTCGCACAGGGGAACCTCGGGGAGTCTATCGCGCTCAACGAACCCGTCGTGGCGATCATCGCCAAGGCGGCACCGTGGACGATATTCGTGGTCCTGGTCTCGACGGTACTCGTCTTCGTGGTGGGTATCTTCCTCGGGTCACTCCAGGCGTACTGGGAAGGCTCCAAGTTCGACCAGGTGCTGTCGGGCATCTCCATCTCTCTGATGTCGGTGCCCTTCTACGTGGTCGCCGTCATCCTGCTGTACGTCTTCGCGTACCAGTTCGGCTGGCTCCCGACGGCTGGAACGGTCGGGACCAGCGTGGAACGTGAACTGAGCGTCCCGTTCCTGTTGAGTGCGCTGGAACACAGCATCCTGCCCATCGTCTCGTACACGCTCGGGGCCATCGGCGGGCAGGCGCTGGCGATGCGCGGGAACAGCATCCAGGTACTCGGCAACGACTACGTCCAGGTCGCTCGGTTGCGTGGTCTCTCGGACCGGCGGATCGCGACCCGGTACGTCGCCCGGAACGCCATCCTCCCGATGTACACGGGCTTTCTGCTCCTGCTCGGGTTCCGCCTGGGCGGGACCGTCATCTTAGAGCAGATCTTCTCGTACACGGGACTGGGCTACTACCTGTTCTCGTCGCTCACGTCCAACGACTACCCGCTGATGATGGGGACCTTCCTCGTCATCACCGTGGCACTGGTCCTCGGCGTCTACGTCGCCGACCTGACTTACAGCAAGATCGATCCGCGGATCAGCGCAGGAGACTCCGATGAAGCATACTGA
- a CDS encoding ABC transporter substrate-binding protein: MISRRRFVELTGVSGAAALAGCSGGGGAGTSSGDESESEDDGSTSTEGGSSVSDATLVGATNNGVPTNMHVNPMGTQNYDWIAGNHLFERFAAYNFETQEFELAGLESWSFEGETVTLTIRDDLTWDTGDDVTAGDVITQFRLMKKTNATLWDFAESVEQGEDDKTVVISLERPSNPEIIKHTLANGDLRIHGYQPVFNEFLDKEASAIQQFQWEEDIHGNGPFSYESKSDQAWTLSRNEEFHSADNVTFTEYQLLNRQDNTALQQGLMGRELDVVTSLFAPPKIVANFPDSVEEIPLPAKWGYGIMFNHDDPVFGKRKVRQAVAHVINRQQVAENAGPRTKDPAPKITGIAPSDQESWLGDAYGDFEGYGMDATQSEKAASLLREAGYSKSGGTWKDENGDTIGGSYVTPAGWTDWTTATNTVVDQLNSFGFDFEIKSLPGGDYFGSYIESNFTMGAFYWLPGGARSSFPYFPLRWQMRIPDVDGGHNFPSGEHTVPAMDGSGEMTLNPLEEIQTVATTQDEGEVSETVKRVAWHHNQNIPVLGLVGKLDQSWLTDGNWNVPSEDDPARGVKWPSHWLPKQGKLTPKNE, translated from the coding sequence ATGATTAGCCGACGGCGTTTCGTCGAACTAACTGGTGTCTCCGGTGCAGCAGCCCTCGCCGGCTGTAGCGGTGGTGGTGGCGCCGGCACCAGCAGCGGGGACGAGAGCGAGAGCGAGGACGACGGATCTACCAGCACCGAGGGAGGGTCGAGTGTCTCCGACGCCACCCTGGTCGGGGCGACCAACAACGGCGTCCCGACGAACATGCACGTGAACCCGATGGGGACCCAGAACTACGACTGGATCGCCGGGAACCACCTCTTCGAGCGGTTCGCCGCCTACAACTTCGAGACGCAGGAGTTCGAACTGGCCGGCCTCGAGTCATGGTCCTTCGAGGGCGAGACGGTGACACTCACGATCCGCGACGACCTGACGTGGGACACCGGCGACGACGTCACCGCCGGCGACGTCATCACCCAGTTCCGACTGATGAAGAAGACCAACGCCACGCTCTGGGACTTCGCCGAGAGCGTCGAACAGGGCGAGGACGACAAGACGGTCGTCATCTCGCTCGAGCGACCGTCGAACCCGGAGATCATCAAGCACACGCTCGCGAACGGCGACCTGCGGATCCACGGCTACCAGCCGGTCTTCAACGAGTTCCTCGACAAGGAGGCCTCTGCGATCCAGCAGTTCCAGTGGGAGGAGGACATCCACGGCAACGGTCCCTTCAGCTACGAGTCGAAGAGCGATCAGGCGTGGACGCTCTCGCGCAACGAGGAGTTCCACAGCGCGGACAACGTCACGTTCACCGAGTACCAACTGCTGAACCGACAGGACAACACCGCACTCCAGCAGGGGCTGATGGGTCGTGAACTCGACGTCGTCACGAGTCTGTTCGCCCCGCCGAAGATCGTCGCGAACTTCCCGGACTCCGTCGAGGAGATCCCGCTTCCGGCGAAGTGGGGCTACGGGATCATGTTCAACCACGACGACCCCGTCTTCGGCAAGCGGAAGGTCCGCCAGGCAGTCGCACACGTCATCAACCGCCAACAGGTCGCCGAGAACGCCGGGCCGCGCACGAAAGACCCGGCACCGAAGATCACCGGTATCGCACCGAGCGACCAGGAGAGCTGGCTCGGCGACGCCTACGGCGACTTCGAGGGGTACGGCATGGACGCGACCCAGTCCGAGAAAGCCGCCTCGCTGCTTCGTGAGGCAGGCTACTCGAAGTCCGGCGGCACGTGGAAAGACGAGAACGGCGACACCATCGGCGGAAGCTACGTGACGCCGGCCGGGTGGACCGACTGGACGACGGCGACCAACACCGTCGTCGACCAGTTGAACTCCTTCGGCTTCGACTTCGAGATCAAGTCACTGCCCGGCGGAGACTACTTCGGGTCGTACATCGAGTCCAACTTCACGATGGGTGCGTTCTACTGGCTCCCCGGCGGCGCTCGCTCGTCGTTCCCGTACTTCCCGCTCCGCTGGCAGATGCGCATCCCGGACGTCGACGGCGGCCACAACTTCCCGAGCGGCGAACACACCGTCCCCGCGATGGACGGGTCGGGCGAGATGACCCTGAACCCGCTCGAAGAGATCCAGACCGTCGCGACCACGCAGGACGAGGGCGAGGTCTCCGAGACCGTCAAACGCGTCGCGTGGCACCACAACCAGAACATCCCGGTGCTCGGGCTGGTCGGCAAACTCGACCAGTCGTGGCTCACGGATGGCAACTGGAACGTCCCGTCGGAAGACGACCCCGCCCGTGGCGTCAAGTGGCCGTCCCACTGGCTCCCGAAGCAGGGCAAGCTGACCCCGAAGAACGAGTAA
- a CDS encoding DUF7405 family protein: MRPDESQGLPRRSFVRAAVAIGGTSALTACLEQEQNKLASDGQQVASTEAEPEFPRGDPESVPDGQHRWGEYLVRDAHGNTVPPQQLVVVGLDYEGSAPPTDAERTQVEQSLALLDRAFQWGTGGNAGAAFNRGLLFMIGYAPKYFEQVGASVPEGLTPPETVLESVGEDPAHADSYDAVLMMTSDIGSVLLAAESALFGEVETVNGLPVESTLEGVFSKAGRHVGYIGKGLPADKLDNEDIPEDAPLSMGFKSGFRDNLPPEDRVTIDDGPFAGGTTIASSTLRIDLDRWYDQTHQERTEEMFCPAHTSDEVGPVGEKLGGDSGITEEDVDRIEDDAEEYGKIGHTQKVARARDDDFHAKILRRTEGVADTVTDGAGFQFNSIQETMADFVETRVAMNPDEYDDDLPAEDHGITDYLETLRRGSYLAPTRDDWALPVV, encoded by the coding sequence ATGCGCCCAGACGAGTCGCAGGGCCTCCCTCGCCGAAGCTTCGTTCGTGCGGCGGTGGCCATCGGTGGGACCAGCGCCCTCACGGCGTGTCTCGAACAAGAACAGAACAAACTCGCCAGCGACGGTCAGCAGGTGGCGAGCACCGAGGCGGAACCGGAGTTCCCACGTGGCGACCCCGAGTCCGTGCCCGACGGCCAACATCGGTGGGGCGAGTATCTCGTCCGGGACGCACACGGGAACACGGTGCCGCCACAGCAACTCGTCGTCGTCGGTCTCGACTACGAGGGGTCGGCTCCCCCCACGGACGCGGAACGGACACAGGTCGAACAGTCGCTCGCCCTCCTCGACCGCGCGTTCCAGTGGGGGACCGGCGGTAACGCGGGCGCGGCGTTCAACCGTGGACTCCTGTTCATGATCGGCTACGCACCGAAGTACTTCGAGCAGGTCGGCGCGAGCGTCCCGGAGGGGTTGACGCCTCCAGAGACTGTCCTCGAGTCTGTCGGCGAGGACCCTGCCCACGCAGACAGCTACGACGCGGTCCTGATGATGACCAGCGACATCGGCTCCGTCCTGCTGGCGGCGGAGTCGGCGTTGTTCGGCGAGGTGGAGACGGTGAACGGGCTGCCCGTCGAGTCGACGCTCGAGGGCGTCTTCTCGAAGGCCGGCAGACACGTCGGCTACATCGGGAAGGGCCTGCCGGCCGACAAACTCGACAACGAGGACATCCCGGAGGACGCACCGCTCTCGATGGGGTTCAAGTCCGGCTTCCGGGACAACCTCCCGCCGGAGGACCGGGTCACCATCGACGACGGCCCCTTCGCGGGCGGGACGACCATCGCCTCCTCGACGCTCCGTATCGACCTCGACCGCTGGTACGACCAGACCCACCAGGAACGGACAGAGGAGATGTTCTGCCCGGCACACACCTCCGACGAGGTCGGTCCGGTCGGGGAGAAACTCGGCGGCGACAGCGGGATCACCGAGGAGGACGTCGATCGGATCGAAGACGACGCCGAGGAGTACGGAAAGATCGGGCACACACAGAAAGTCGCTCGGGCGCGCGACGACGACTTCCACGCGAAGATCCTCCGCCGGACCGAAGGGGTGGCCGACACCGTGACCGACGGCGCGGGCTTCCAGTTCAACTCGATCCAGGAGACGATGGCCGACTTCGTCGAGACGCGCGTGGCGATGAACCCCGACGAGTACGACGACGACCTCCCGGCGGAGGACCACGGGATCACGGACTATCTGGAGACGCTCCGTCGCGGCAGCTATCTCGCCCCGACGCGTGACGACTGGGCGCTCCCGGTGGTCTGA
- a CDS encoding CRTAC1 family protein, with protein MGRTLLTVAVVLLLVLAGCSAAPDFGSDSSESEAPRIQFEDVTADSGLQYEATGSGVGSGNSGVYTADVDDDSWTDVLAIGGDGPTLFENRGGQFTRSDALPSVEADIKSAVFVDVDRDGYPDLFLFGREGTVHAFHNDGGTFEPTDYGLGNLTYPLGATAADYDGDGDTDLFVYQSGSWRDRKPAGYFNLRTTIESDNGNPNYLYENVGGEFRRVDSEAIDGDHWSLAASFADFTGDGRPDIHVANDYNNDTVYVNRGDGTFDRRSLGGSTARNGMSSDVADVTGDGRPDVFVSNIWFPSLKANMDDERYDRLKRLLEFVIHSSRTKGNTLLVNGGDGTFRDAADDFGVRHGGWGWAASMTDFDNDGDRDLVHTTQHVVRINRTDPVYTYPMVFQSRSASGGEASNFTRVNKSVNGMRETDGRGLATLDYDHDGAQELVVATYDASFVVYDNAGTADRNSVQFRVTTERGATALGAVVTVTAGETEQVVAQTANVDYLSQDSRVEHVGVADHETVTLRVRWPDGTEREYENVSVNQRLSLTKSGIVVTATTDSAD; from the coding sequence ATGGGCAGAACGCTACTGACCGTTGCGGTGGTACTGCTCCTGGTTCTCGCTGGCTGTTCGGCGGCCCCCGACTTCGGTAGCGACTCCTCGGAGTCGGAAGCACCACGCATCCAGTTCGAGGACGTCACGGCCGACTCGGGACTCCAGTACGAGGCGACCGGCAGCGGGGTGGGGAGCGGGAACTCCGGGGTGTACACCGCCGACGTGGACGACGACTCGTGGACGGACGTCCTCGCCATCGGCGGAGACGGCCCCACGCTGTTCGAGAACCGCGGGGGACAGTTCACCCGGAGCGACGCCCTGCCGTCGGTCGAAGCCGACATCAAGAGCGCTGTCTTCGTCGACGTCGACCGCGACGGCTACCCCGACCTGTTCCTGTTCGGCCGCGAGGGGACCGTCCACGCCTTCCACAACGACGGCGGGACCTTCGAACCGACCGACTACGGCCTCGGGAACCTGACGTACCCGCTCGGGGCGACCGCCGCAGACTACGACGGCGACGGCGACACGGACCTGTTCGTCTACCAGTCCGGGTCGTGGCGCGACCGCAAGCCGGCGGGCTACTTCAACCTCCGGACGACGATCGAGTCCGACAACGGCAACCCGAACTACCTCTACGAGAACGTCGGCGGGGAGTTCCGGCGCGTCGACAGCGAGGCCATCGACGGCGACCACTGGAGTCTGGCGGCGAGTTTCGCCGACTTCACCGGCGACGGCCGCCCGGACATCCACGTCGCCAACGACTACAACAACGACACGGTGTACGTCAACCGGGGCGACGGCACCTTCGACCGGCGATCGCTGGGCGGGTCGACTGCCCGCAACGGGATGTCGTCGGACGTCGCAGACGTGACCGGCGACGGGCGACCGGACGTGTTCGTCTCCAACATCTGGTTCCCCAGCCTGAAGGCGAACATGGACGACGAGCGATACGACCGCCTGAAGCGACTGCTCGAGTTCGTGATCCACTCGAGTCGGACGAAGGGGAACACGCTCCTCGTCAACGGCGGTGACGGGACGTTCCGCGACGCCGCAGACGACTTCGGTGTCCGCCACGGCGGGTGGGGCTGGGCGGCCAGCATGACCGACTTCGACAACGACGGCGATCGCGATCTGGTCCACACGACCCAACACGTCGTCAGGATCAACCGCACGGACCCGGTCTACACCTACCCGATGGTGTTCCAGTCGCGGAGCGCGTCGGGAGGGGAGGCGAGCAACTTCACGCGCGTGAACAAGAGCGTCAACGGCATGCGCGAGACCGACGGGCGCGGCCTCGCGACGCTCGATTACGATCACGACGGCGCACAGGAACTCGTCGTCGCCACGTACGACGCGTCGTTCGTGGTGTACGACAACGCGGGGACCGCCGACCGCAACAGCGTCCAGTTCCGCGTCACGACGGAGCGCGGGGCGACGGCACTCGGCGCGGTCGTCACCGTCACGGCCGGCGAGACCGAGCAGGTGGTCGCCCAGACGGCCAACGTCGACTACCTCTCGCAGGACTCCCGGGTCGAACACGTCGGCGTCGCCGACCACGAGACGGTGACGCTCCGCGTCCGCTGGCCCGACGGGACCGAACGCGAGTACGAGAACGTCTCTGTGAACCAGCGACTCAGCCTGACGAAGTCGGGCATCGTCGTCACCGCGACCACGGACTCGGCCGACTAG
- a CDS encoding glycoside hydrolase family 3 N-terminal domain-containing protein — MQTSGKQPLYRDETAATAKRVEDLLDRMTLEEKVGQLVGTWAGHLDGFKSIDDVADEIRDHGVGAVASFGWGGAVDMRLEEIVEDVNRLQEVALSETRLGIPLLFNVDAVHGHAYVAEGTAFPNGLGVGAMWDEQATEEAARITATEVRRSGAHQNYSPTCDVARDPRWGRTFETFGESPYLCGKLAAAKVRGYQGDGIEDRSSVVATAKHFPAYSEPARGEDAAPVEVSEYLLRNVFLPSFLDTLDEDVESVMPSYNAIDGEPSHGSRRYLTDLLRGTLGFDGSIVSDWGGVKMLHNDHRITTDHRESVRQTREAGLDIASVDAIDHAENLVSLVEDGEVAESVVDESVRRVLSQKFRLGLFEDAFVDESEAKDVVGSETHREASLDAARESMTLLKNDDLLPLDDDADVLVTGPNADDVVHQLGGWSVPEDDGTDVVTIRDGIEGVTEGTVSYEQGATINDELDVDAAVDAAEDADVAVVAVGEPWYLHEFGPSVDTGTDPDEFPNRHSLSLPPAQRELVEAIHETGTPTVGVLVTGRPLIVDWMAEHVPAILLAYYPGTMGGRAVAETLFGENEPSGRLPISIPKSTGHLQTRFNHFPHPTPIGQEEHPSSYDPLFEFGHGLSYAEFEYGDVTLSESTIGPHETTTVQVPVENVSDRAGSDVVQVYVTNHASARVTPVRELRGFDRVSLDGGATATVAVELAATEFGQVGADGSRQPDAGEYSVHVGEQTVPLTVETTYD, encoded by the coding sequence ATGCAGACTAGTGGCAAGCAACCCTTGTATAGAGACGAGACTGCCGCCACGGCGAAACGCGTCGAAGACCTCCTCGACCGGATGACACTGGAGGAGAAAGTGGGCCAACTCGTCGGAACCTGGGCCGGCCACCTCGACGGGTTCAAGTCTATCGACGACGTCGCCGACGAGATCAGAGACCACGGCGTCGGTGCCGTCGCGTCGTTCGGCTGGGGCGGTGCGGTGGATATGCGTCTCGAGGAGATCGTCGAGGACGTGAACCGCCTGCAGGAAGTCGCCCTCTCCGAGACTCGGCTGGGTATCCCGCTGTTGTTCAACGTCGACGCGGTCCACGGGCACGCGTACGTCGCCGAGGGGACCGCGTTCCCGAACGGCCTCGGCGTCGGCGCGATGTGGGACGAACAGGCGACAGAGGAAGCCGCGCGCATCACGGCGACCGAGGTCAGACGCAGCGGTGCCCACCAGAACTACTCGCCGACGTGTGACGTCGCCCGCGACCCACGCTGGGGCCGAACGTTCGAGACCTTCGGCGAGAGCCCCTACCTCTGCGGGAAACTCGCTGCCGCGAAGGTCCGCGGCTACCAGGGCGACGGGATCGAGGACCGGTCGTCGGTGGTCGCCACGGCGAAACACTTCCCGGCGTACAGCGAACCCGCACGCGGCGAGGACGCCGCGCCCGTCGAAGTCTCCGAGTACCTCCTCCGGAACGTCTTCCTCCCCTCCTTCCTCGACACGCTGGACGAGGACGTCGAGTCGGTGATGCCCTCCTACAACGCCATCGACGGCGAACCGTCACACGGGTCGCGCCGGTACCTCACGGACCTGCTGCGTGGCACGCTCGGCTTCGACGGTAGTATCGTCTCGGACTGGGGCGGTGTGAAGATGCTCCACAACGACCACAGGATCACGACAGACCACCGCGAGTCGGTCAGACAGACCCGCGAGGCCGGCCTCGACATCGCCTCCGTGGACGCGATCGACCACGCCGAGAACCTCGTCTCGCTGGTCGAAGACGGTGAAGTCGCCGAGAGCGTGGTCGACGAGAGCGTCAGACGCGTCCTCTCACAGAAGTTCCGGCTCGGACTGTTCGAGGACGCGTTCGTCGACGAGAGCGAGGCGAAGGACGTCGTCGGCTCCGAGACCCACCGCGAGGCGTCGCTCGATGCGGCACGGGAGTCGATGACGCTCCTGAAGAACGACGATCTGCTGCCACTCGACGACGACGCGGACGTCCTCGTCACCGGTCCGAACGCGGACGACGTGGTCCACCAACTCGGTGGCTGGAGCGTCCCGGAGGACGACGGCACCGACGTCGTCACGATCCGAGACGGCATCGAGGGAGTCACGGAGGGCACCGTCAGCTACGAGCAGGGCGCGACGATCAACGACGAACTCGACGTCGACGCCGCCGTCGACGCCGCCGAAGACGCGGACGTCGCCGTCGTCGCGGTCGGGGAACCGTGGTACCTCCACGAGTTCGGCCCGAGCGTGGACACCGGGACCGACCCCGACGAGTTCCCGAACCGCCACTCGCTGAGCCTGCCGCCGGCCCAGCGCGAACTCGTCGAGGCGATCCACGAAACCGGGACGCCGACGGTCGGCGTGCTCGTCACCGGGCGGCCGCTCATCGTCGACTGGATGGCCGAGCACGTCCCCGCGATTCTGCTGGCGTACTATCCGGGCACGATGGGCGGCCGTGCCGTCGCCGAGACGCTGTTCGGGGAAAACGAGCCGAGTGGTCGCCTGCCCATCTCGATTCCGAAGTCGACCGGGCACCTCCAGACCCGGTTCAACCACTTCCCGCACCCCACGCCGATCGGCCAGGAGGAACACCCGTCGTCGTACGACCCACTGTTCGAGTTCGGTCACGGCCTCAGCTACGCCGAGTTCGAGTACGGCGACGTGACGCTGAGCGAGTCCACGATCGGCCCACACGAGACGACGACGGTGCAGGTTCCCGTCGAGAACGTCAGCGATCGCGCAGGCAGCGACGTGGTACAGGTGTACGTCACGAATCACGCGAGCGCACGCGTGACGCCGGTCCGGGAGCTTCGTGGCTTCGACCGCGTCTCACTCGACGGCGGAGCGACGGCGACCGTGGCGGTCGAACTCGCCGCGACAGAGTTCGGGCAGGTCGGCGCGGACGGCTCCCGACAACCGGACGCCGGCGAGTACTCGGTCCACGTCGGCGAGCAGACGGTCCCGCTGACGGTCGAGACGACCTACGACTGA